The following nucleotide sequence is from Mycobacterium sp. ELW1.
ACCTGAAGACCTTCCTGGATCGAGAGCAGACAGCAGGCAAGGAACCCCTGCTCGCCGACCAGCGCGACACCATCGTGAGTGTCCACGCATACCTGGGCTGGTACCTGCAGACCAGGGCAGAAGAGGGCGCCGGCGCCGGTTCGATCTCACGCAGCGAGCTACGCGCAGTGCTGCGCGAGCATCTTGAAGGCCAGGAATACGGCCAGCAGTTCGCCGACCGCCTGTTCTCTGCCATCTCCACACGGGTGCTTTGCCTGGTCGAACGAGAGACCGATCGCTTCCAGTTCGAGGTTCAGTCGTTGCGTGAGTACTTCACCGCGCTTTACATTTTCCAGAATGCTCCCCCCAAAGGGATCGGCAATTCGCGAGACGACTGCCTAGATGCGCTGCTGCAACGCCCCTACTGGTCCAACGTCTGCCGGTTTTTCGTGGGTATGTTCTCCAAGGTCGAAGTGCGTGGGATCCGCCAGAACTTGCGTCAGTTGAGCACAGCGGCAACCGATCTCACGCTGCATCCAATGCTGCGCTCTATGGCCGCCCAATTCCTCGATGACCGAACCTATGTCGGGCAGGCCGATGAACCGATTCAAGAAGTCGTGGACTTCGTGCTGGAGGGCCCCGGGGTAATCCTGGCCGGAGATGGCCTGCTCGACGTCAACGGCCCACACCTTCGGTTCTCCGAACGAGCCGGACAATCACAGGCCGCGCGGCACCTCAAGACACGACTCGTTGACGAGGCGTCGCCCGAGACGAGAACGGCCATCGCCGCGCTGCTGCGCCGACACTGCGCCACCGACGACCTGCACCAGTGGTGGTGGACGCAGACCACACCCACAATTGCGTGGCTACAGACCGCCGCCGAGCTGGGCGTTCTCAGCGAGCTCAGCGAGCCGGAAAACGACACGCTCGCAGCAATATTGACAGCGCTGAGCACCGACATGGTCTGGCTCGCCGCGCTATTGCACCAAGGTGGCTACAACGGACGTCACGGCGAGATCATCGCGCTCTGCAAGACCGACGTTAATGAAGGCGCCGCAGACGCGATCGCGCCGATTCAGACGACGTCAGTCGTCCCCCTGGTGGAGTGCGCCGCCAAGGCGAAACTGCGGCCGCACGCTCACACCGCCACCCAACGAGCACGCCGGACACGGATTCGGCAGCGGGGCCAGCCCGGTGATGTGGTGCTGCACGAGATTGCCGAGTTGTCGAACTACCTCTCGGAGAAACCGCCCTCCGAAGCGACTGCCAACGACTGGTTTAACCGGCTGAAGAGAATCGCGCAGACATGGGGTGACGGCTGGGTACTGCGACAAGCCATCGCAACTGTTCCCTCCGACCTGGACCTGCACGCGCTGGCCGATCGCGCAGGCTCCGATGAGCCAACTCTGGCCACCGCGGCCTTGACGGAACATGACGCGCGTTCGCACAACAAGGACGCAGACTGGTGGCACCAGTCGCTCGCTTCGTGCACATCCGACCTCGACCGGCGGCACTGGGTGTTCTCGCTGCTGAGCATTGCGCGTCCGCAAGCGGTACTCGACGTGGCACCACGCCTCAACGACGAGGTGTCAGCCCTATCGCCCAAACACTATGCCGCAGTCCGATATGCGCTGGGGTGGTTCATGAAATCATCGTTGGCCCGCGAACTCGTATTTGCCGATCCGCTGCGGCTTCGGCAAGTCGAGGTGAGCCCGCGGACGTTATGGGTGATTCGCGCGGTGGGCACCGAGGCGACCATCGAGTGGACAGATCGACGGCTGGAAACGGACTTCGAGTCGTTGCTGCAACCCGGGTTGGGCGACATGCGGCCGTTGCTGCGCGCCGTCGGGTCGCACACCACGGTGAAAGCCAAGCAGCTCAAGAACAGTCGCTCGCTGTTACCCCTCGGCGGATGGGCCAGCGACATCAAGCTCGGCGCGTTGAGCCTTGAGCTTGCCCGTGAGATCCTCCGAGACCCCGATCAGTGGCCGGGCGATCTCGCGCAACGGGCCGCCGAGAAGATCGGAACGAGACTCGCGTCGAAAGCCTCAACGCTGGCCGCCACCGCGCAAGCCGACGCGTGGTTTACCTAACGTAATTTGGATCTCGGTCACGATCGCGTAGTCAGCCACGTCAGCCGAGGCGGTTCACCGTGCCGTCATTAAGAGCAGCAACAAGTAGGGTCTGACGGGTGATTGAAGCGGTTACGCTGGGCCGGCTCCCACAGCCGAGGCGATGTCGTGACGACTGATACCCGGCGGCGGGGAAAGGCCGCGCTCGACCGAAAGATCAACGCGTGCCGCAAATGCGTTCACCCCGACCGCTTGAATGAGCCCGGCGTGACCGAATCAGCGCCCGGTTTCGGCTCAATCGATTCGCCTGTCGCGATCGTAGGCGAGGCGCTGTGCCGCGCCTGCATGAAAGAGCAGGAGCCCTTCTACGGCGGCAGCGGACGCGTCCTTGATCGTTGTTTTGAGCGGGCCAAGGTCGCCAAGACGGACCTGTTCATCACGAACTCGATTCACTGTCACCCTCCTGATGATCGTGACCCGTACCCGCATGAGAGTGCGAATTGCTTGCCGTTCCTGCGTGCTGAGTTGCGTGACATCGTTCAGCCGCTCCTGGTGATCGGCGTCGGCAAGTTCGCGAAAGTGGCGTTGCTGCAGGTGTATCCCGAAGCGCGACAGCTGAGTTGGCCGTTCCGTGTGCCGCGTGCACGTCGAGCTGATCCGCCTGACCTGCCGTATCTGTTGTTTCCGCAGCACCCTTACTTCATCATGACCCGGCCCCTTGCTGTTCGTGATCACTATGAGCGCCGGTTGGCCCGCGCGATCGAGTGGGGTTTCACGACGACATGACGAGTCCCCCGGTTGATCTGAGCTCTTTTACCGGCTGGATTCCGTTCGCGCTGCTACCGACTGCTGGCGTGCCTGCCGAGCCGGGTGTGTACGTCGTCGTGCGACCGAGTGATGAGCCGCCGATGTTCCTCGATGTATCGCCTGCTGGGCATTTCAAAGGAAAAGACCCGACTGTCACCGTCGCCGAGCTGGCTGCAC
It contains:
- a CDS encoding HNH endonuclease, with translation MTISAQTRKLLWGRAHNMCSFATCWQALTADEVDARTGKAFAVVVGEEAHIRSGSPGGPRYDPDYPSADIDKYENLILLCPTHHSLIDAHDGDAYDVDTLVKMKGRHEEQQGRKDRITQTVRLYVGKQYEIDDRVLFEQVDLHGPSVDAMFVDVPFACSPDTAIAEVIERIAAEHPGDPEALAGAGDKVVAGAAQALLHPDWRGNALLVGGPGQGKSTLLQYLCQFHRSRMLDKSSYTGDDQHLPQATRITRTAIRLDLRRYAQWATDQKPAAKTKKGQHAATAASPAWRSIEQYIVAEVKNGSGGHQFSLEDLAALVSTEPMLIALDGLDEVANIDQRLHVSNEIVEMHARLKVDARDLVVIVATRPGATTSRLWSSRDFPRFTLQRLSQGLRIQYLRKWSTVAGLSEENTDKLQATFMDNQHVPHIRELASYPMQLAILLHLLHRRQLLPQQRTELYAEYLKTFLDREQTAGKEPLLADQRDTIVSVHAYLGWYLQTRAEEGAGAGSISRSELRAVLREHLEGQEYGQQFADRLFSAISTRVLCLVERETDRFQFEVQSLREYFTALYIFQNAPPKGIGNSRDDCLDALLQRPYWSNVCRFFVGMFSKVEVRGIRQNLRQLSTAATDLTLHPMLRSMAAQFLDDRTYVGQADEPIQEVVDFVLEGPGVILAGDGLLDVNGPHLRFSERAGQSQAARHLKTRLVDEASPETRTAIAALLRRHCATDDLHQWWWTQTTPTIAWLQTAAELGVLSELSEPENDTLAAILTALSTDMVWLAALLHQGGYNGRHGEIIALCKTDVNEGAADAIAPIQTTSVVPLVECAAKAKLRPHAHTATQRARRTRIRQRGQPGDVVLHEIAELSNYLSEKPPSEATANDWFNRLKRIAQTWGDGWVLRQAIATVPSDLDLHALADRAGSDEPTLATAALTEHDARSHNKDADWWHQSLASCTSDLDRRHWVFSLLSIARPQAVLDVAPRLNDEVSALSPKHYAAVRYALGWFMKSSLARELVFADPLRLRQVEVSPRTLWVIRAVGTEATIEWTDRRLETDFESLLQPGLGDMRPLLRAVGSHTTVKAKQLKNSRSLLPLGGWASDIKLGALSLELAREILRDPDQWPGDLAQRAAEKIGTRLASKASTLAATAQADAWFT
- a CDS encoding uracil-DNA glycosylase family protein, with the translated sequence MTTDTRRRGKAALDRKINACRKCVHPDRLNEPGVTESAPGFGSIDSPVAIVGEALCRACMKEQEPFYGGSGRVLDRCFERAKVAKTDLFITNSIHCHPPDDRDPYPHESANCLPFLRAELRDIVQPLLVIGVGKFAKVALLQVYPEARQLSWPFRVPRARRADPPDLPYLLFPQHPYFIMTRPLAVRDHYERRLARAIEWGFTTT